One genomic window of Comamonas serinivorans includes the following:
- a CDS encoding sigma 54-interacting transcriptional regulator: MNPSDLVIYVWEGQADIAERVERCMLGMDVDVVRADGLGLPPGAGDAAGGAAIAVVSVTVLEGARFTRQGVEGNFGGLPVLWVSANGRCTNPGTYATEYSHVLPFDFTGAELRAMLVHILRRLQSTQRQVQASDDIIAEADCMKRLLRDVDTFADCEHSVLIFGETGTGKERIAERLHERNTHYGAGPFVVVNCGAIPDGLFESLFFGHAKGSFTGAVTAHKGFFEQANGGTLFLDEIADLPLYQQVKLLRVLEERTVTRLGATSAVRLDFRLVAATNKPLRELVHAGQFRADLFFRLAVIELQVPSLEERGEADKLAIFYAILRKVVGQELEQTLGEPPFFIHDAVAEMYYPGNVRELRNLAERIGVAVRQTRDWRADGATERILSQAQSLSAATFPVEVSSTEPQLANRSNWDLDERNRIIDALDANDWKRQNTAQQLGISRKVLWEKMRKYQISDGEPTVPAPLEDG; encoded by the coding sequence GTGAATCCAAGCGATCTGGTCATCTACGTCTGGGAAGGTCAAGCCGACATTGCCGAGCGGGTGGAGCGGTGCATGCTCGGCATGGACGTGGACGTGGTGCGCGCCGATGGCCTGGGTCTGCCACCGGGCGCGGGCGATGCGGCCGGGGGCGCCGCCATTGCCGTGGTGAGCGTCACGGTGCTCGAAGGCGCGCGCTTCACGCGTCAGGGGGTCGAGGGCAATTTCGGCGGCCTGCCGGTGCTGTGGGTCAGCGCCAATGGGCGCTGCACCAACCCCGGCACCTACGCGACCGAGTATTCGCATGTGCTGCCGTTCGACTTCACGGGCGCGGAGCTGCGCGCCATGCTGGTCCACATCCTGCGTCGCCTGCAGAGCACGCAGCGCCAGGTGCAGGCCTCGGACGACATCATCGCCGAGGCCGACTGCATGAAACGCCTGCTGCGCGACGTGGACACCTTTGCCGATTGCGAGCACAGCGTGCTGATTTTTGGCGAGACCGGCACGGGCAAGGAGCGCATCGCCGAACGCCTGCACGAGCGCAACACGCACTACGGCGCAGGTCCCTTTGTGGTGGTGAACTGCGGCGCCATTCCCGATGGGCTGTTCGAGTCGCTGTTCTTCGGCCATGCCAAGGGCTCTTTCACCGGCGCGGTGACGGCCCACAAGGGCTTTTTCGAGCAGGCCAACGGCGGCACGCTGTTCCTCGACGAAATCGCCGACCTGCCGCTGTACCAGCAGGTGAAGCTGCTGCGCGTGCTGGAGGAGCGCACGGTCACGCGGCTGGGCGCGACCTCGGCGGTGCGGCTGGATTTCCGCCTCGTCGCCGCCACCAACAAGCCTCTGCGCGAACTGGTGCATGCCGGCCAGTTCCGGGCCGACCTGTTCTTCCGCCTGGCCGTGATCGAGCTGCAGGTGCCCAGCCTGGAAGAGCGCGGGGAAGCCGACAAGCTCGCCATCTTCTACGCCATCTTGCGCAAGGTGGTGGGCCAGGAGCTGGAGCAGACCCTGGGCGAGCCCCCGTTCTTCATCCACGACGCGGTGGCCGAGATGTACTACCCCGGCAACGTGCGCGAGCTGCGCAACCTGGCCGAGCGCATCGGCGTGGCGGTGCGCCAGACGCGGGACTGGCGCGCGGACGGCGCCACCGAGCGCATCCTGTCGCAGGCGCAAAGCCTGTCGGCGGCGACGTTTCCGGTGGAGGTCAGCTCCACCGAGCCGCAACTGGCCAACCGCAGCAACTGGGACCTGGATGAGCGCAACCGCATCATCGACGCCCTGGACGCCAACGACTGGAAGCGCCAGAACACGGCGCAGCAGCTGGGCATCAGCCGCAAGGTGCTGTGGGAAAAGATGCGCAAGTACCAGATCAGCGATGGCGAGCCCACCGTGCCCGCACCGCTGGAGGACGGCTGA
- a CDS encoding TadE/TadG family type IV pilus assembly protein — protein MPSHRTASPGTTPVRPFAARPAAQRGAVLVQFALLAALLIAVLGAVQIGYMYYAKRDLQRMADIAALEATNALAYGVASTCPDAQAAATQSLNAQQRLSLDDEVRTIDCGHWNASLADASRFNPNYGDAPTRPLNATRVTLQGETLQLLPFTGSRVVAATATAAKNDEPVAAFTVGSQLLRFNSDSVLGLIAQRVGLDITRLTVLDKDGIANARITPAGLLQFLGLPVGVNDLALLTPNDLANVDASVLDLIDAAINAGDNLLNAGVDLAELVNLRAYLAAFQLANVKVPLGGDNGLLAMISAGGNASPIGAGLDAVVDLADLVRTQLAIANGTNSVALTNTGIPGLAEINLTIVEPPALAVGPAKPAITKAYNAQVRLNLQLLSMGGLPVLGSLLPLDLSVDLVNGEGTLEKISCQQTPKTADISVQSSVGKICLGKRNGTNCEPTQVLLGLVTVKAEANLLPASSETITDIPVDTPKDSQANNLQIGSTVSSLIDNLELRLIGINLAPVTDLVGAILKPALVPILNGLGSFLSGTVLQEILGIQLGRTTIEVLDIQCDTAQLVH, from the coding sequence ATGCCGTCTCACCGCACCGCTTCCCCCGGGACAACCCCGGTTCGGCCGTTCGCCGCTCGGCCGGCTGCACAGCGCGGCGCCGTGCTGGTGCAGTTCGCGCTGTTGGCCGCCCTGCTGATCGCTGTGCTGGGCGCTGTGCAGATCGGCTACATGTACTACGCCAAGCGCGACCTGCAGCGCATGGCCGACATCGCCGCGCTGGAAGCCACCAATGCCCTGGCCTACGGCGTGGCCAGCACCTGCCCCGACGCCCAGGCCGCTGCCACGCAAAGCCTGAACGCCCAGCAGCGCCTGTCGCTCGACGACGAGGTGCGCACTATCGATTGCGGCCACTGGAACGCCAGCCTCGCCGACGCTTCGCGCTTCAACCCCAACTACGGCGACGCGCCCACCCGGCCCCTGAACGCCACCCGCGTGACGCTGCAGGGCGAAACCCTGCAGCTGCTGCCCTTCACCGGCTCACGCGTGGTGGCGGCCACGGCCACGGCGGCCAAAAACGACGAACCCGTGGCCGCATTCACCGTGGGCTCGCAGTTGCTGCGGTTCAACAGCGACAGCGTGCTGGGGCTAATCGCACAACGGGTGGGCCTGGACATCACGCGCCTGACCGTGCTGGACAAGGACGGCATTGCCAACGCGCGCATCACGCCCGCCGGCCTGCTTCAGTTTCTGGGCCTGCCCGTGGGCGTGAACGACCTGGCGCTGCTGACGCCCAATGACCTGGCCAACGTGGATGCGTCGGTGCTGGACCTGATCGACGCCGCCATCAACGCTGGCGACAACCTGCTGAACGCCGGCGTGGACCTCGCGGAGCTCGTGAACCTGCGGGCCTACCTGGCCGCCTTTCAGCTCGCCAACGTCAAGGTGCCTCTGGGAGGCGACAACGGCCTGCTGGCCATGATCTCTGCCGGTGGCAACGCCTCGCCCATCGGCGCCGGGCTGGATGCCGTCGTTGACCTGGCCGACTTGGTGCGCACCCAGCTGGCGATTGCAAATGGGACGAACAGCGTGGCGTTGACGAACACCGGTATTCCCGGCCTTGCCGAAATCAACTTGACCATCGTAGAACCGCCTGCTCTGGCTGTTGGGCCAGCCAAGCCAGCGATTACCAAGGCATATAACGCGCAGGTTCGTCTAAACCTACAGCTTCTCAGCATGGGCGGGCTTCCTGTGCTGGGCAGCCTATTGCCCCTCGACTTGTCTGTCGACTTGGTGAACGGCGAAGGCACCTTGGAAAAAATCTCTTGCCAGCAGACGCCAAAAACGGCGGACATCAGCGTTCAATCTTCTGTCGGAAAAATCTGCCTCGGTAAACGTAATGGCACGAATTGCGAACCAACTCAAGTTCTCTTGGGTTTGGTAACTGTGAAAGCAGAGGCCAATTTGCTGCCCGCATCCAGTGAAACAATCACCGACATCCCCGTTGACACGCCCAAAGACAGCCAAGCCAATAACCTGCAAATCGGAAGCACGGTCAGCAGCCTCATCGACAACCTGGAACTTAGGCTCATTGGAATCAACCTGGCCCCTGTGACAGATCTGGTTGGCGCCATATTGAAACCAGCTTTGGTTCCCATACTGAACGGGTTAGGTAGCTTCCTCTCTGGCACCGTCCTTCAGGAGATTTTGGGCATCCAGTTGGGGCGCACGACGATAGAAGTCCTCGACATCCAATGCGACACCGCCCAACTCGTCCATTGA
- a CDS encoding TadE/TadG family type IV pilus assembly protein, which yields MITPRPPQRAQRGLAAIEFALIAIVMVVMLLGGLVYWRAFQAQQSLTRAAGDGARAAHTLIAAGITHCHPTPTTAAANKAAIQQRVTQTVSRSLQQSAMPGDVLQQLTVGALQWGSCPSGGESSARFELTYTLTPLLGGNCSNAWFSEPCTLHEASELHFATLL from the coding sequence GTGATCACGCCACGCCCACCCCAACGCGCGCAACGCGGGCTCGCCGCGATCGAGTTCGCCCTGATCGCCATCGTCATGGTCGTCATGCTGCTGGGCGGCCTGGTGTACTGGCGCGCCTTTCAGGCCCAGCAGTCGCTGACCCGCGCCGCCGGCGATGGCGCGCGCGCGGCGCACACGCTGATTGCCGCCGGCATCACGCATTGCCACCCCACGCCAACCACCGCGGCGGCCAACAAGGCCGCGATTCAGCAACGGGTGACCCAAACCGTCTCGCGCAGCCTGCAGCAAAGTGCCATGCCCGGCGATGTGCTGCAGCAGCTGACCGTGGGTGCCCTGCAATGGGGCAGCTGCCCCTCGGGCGGCGAAAGCAGCGCCCGTTTCGAGCTGACCTACACGCTGACCCCGCTGCTGGGCGGCAACTGCAGCAACGCCTGGTTCAGCGAGCCTTGCACGCTGCACGAAGCCAGCGAATTGCACTTCGCGACCCTGCTGTAA
- a CDS encoding TadE/TadG family type IV pilus assembly protein — MIAPPRPPRHRTTRRQLQRGVYALEWAIIFPVFFALLYAIICYGLTFLVRESMQFAVEEGARAALRHPSTATLAGAPAPTWTHRSTEARQTAAQALGWLPAGLQPSASDITFTVCRLNDTACTPQTALDTTLVCDMNMPCVVLVSYQIDDYASNAIAPAIPGLGLILPATLDAHASILVDRRML; from the coding sequence ATGATTGCGCCCCCTCGCCCACCCCGCCATCGGACCACCCGACGCCAGCTGCAGCGCGGCGTGTATGCGTTGGAGTGGGCGATCATCTTCCCCGTGTTCTTCGCGCTGCTGTACGCCATCATCTGTTATGGCCTGACCTTCCTGGTGCGCGAGTCCATGCAGTTCGCGGTCGAGGAAGGCGCGCGGGCGGCGTTGCGCCACCCCAGCACCGCGACCCTCGCCGGCGCACCTGCGCCCACCTGGACCCACCGCAGCACCGAAGCCCGCCAGACCGCTGCCCAGGCGTTGGGTTGGCTGCCTGCCGGCCTCCAGCCCAGTGCCAGCGACATCACGTTCACGGTCTGCCGCCTGAACGACACCGCCTGCACCCCGCAAACGGCGCTGGACACGACGCTGGTGTGTGACATGAACATGCCCTGCGTGGTGCTGGTGTCCTACCAGATCGACGACTACGCCAGCAACGCCATCGCGCCAGCCATCCCCGGGCTGGGCCTGATCCTGCCGGCCACGCTGGACGCCCACGCCAGCATCCTCGTCGACCGGAGGATGCTGTGA